The Algoriphagus halophilus genome window below encodes:
- a CDS encoding mechanosensitive ion channel family protein, translating to MYFTAMKELEFFATDWPTLKNGLLVAGVALGVFLLFVFFARKSKTFLRVRLIKRMDDDLLANFLAGIASALVILAGLLIVLRIIGLSGVVSGLLAGAGISAFIIGFALKDIGENFLAGIILAFKRPFRVGDLVDIIGMRGQVLTLNLRDTQIKTADGKDVFIPNGVILKNPLTNFTIDGFLRYDFIIGLDYGSDYQGAVELIQSSIILVPGVLQGVKSPNVWVVDLAESTLNIQVTFWVDTFERSISDAVVKSNAIIKVLTVLEKAGYNMPAKIIELKNHQGKSLKTS from the coding sequence TTGTATTTTACAGCAATGAAGGAATTGGAATTTTTTGCTACTGATTGGCCTACCCTCAAAAACGGATTGCTCGTTGCTGGTGTGGCTTTAGGCGTCTTTTTATTATTTGTTTTTTTCGCTAGAAAATCTAAAACCTTTCTTAGGGTTCGTTTAATTAAGCGAATGGACGATGATTTATTGGCAAATTTTCTTGCTGGGATTGCCAGTGCTTTGGTTATCTTGGCAGGTCTGTTGATCGTCCTTAGAATCATCGGTTTATCCGGAGTGGTCTCAGGCTTATTGGCAGGAGCAGGAATTTCCGCTTTTATCATTGGCTTTGCCTTGAAAGATATTGGGGAAAATTTTTTAGCTGGGATTATACTCGCCTTCAAAAGACCTTTTCGCGTGGGCGATTTGGTAGATATCATTGGGATGAGGGGACAGGTACTTACCCTTAACCTGAGAGATACTCAAATTAAAACGGCAGATGGAAAAGATGTATTTATTCCGAATGGAGTCATTCTAAAAAACCCATTGACCAATTTTACCATTGATGGATTCCTTCGATATGATTTTATCATTGGTCTGGATTATGGATCCGATTATCAAGGGGCAGTTGAATTGATTCAATCTTCCATTATCCTTGTTCCAGGTGTCTTGCAGGGAGTTAAATCCCCAAATGTTTGGGTGGTTGATTTAGCAGAAAGTACCTTAAATATCCAAGTAACATTTTGGGTAGATACCTTTGAGCGTTCTATTTCTGATGCAGTAGTAAAAAGTAATGCAATCATTAAGGTATTGACAGTATTAGAAAAGGCCGGCTATAATATGCCGGCCAAGATCATTGAGTTGAAAAATCATCAGGGCAAAAGCCTGAAGACTTCTTAA
- the betB gene encoding betaine-aldehyde dehydrogenase, producing MQTIPLYIDNKSVNGTGKSFDNFNPATGQKTHQVTSASLEDFEKAIESAKRGFKVWSAMSPTERGRILHKASALLREKNEELALLESQDSGKPLKEAVAVDVISGADCLEYYAGLAPTLHGEHFELGGDFAYTKREPLGICAGIGAWNYPIQIACWKAAPALACGNVMIFKPAELTPLSAYLLGDVFKEAGMPDGVFNVIQGDGEVGQMMTAHPAIAKVSITGEVGTGKKVMAASAATLKHVTLELGGKSPIIIFEDADIDEAVNGAMLGNFYTQGEICSNGTRVFVHETIREKFIATLVEKAKQLKVGNPSDPETQIGALINKTHFEKVMGYIDLGKKQGAELIYGGKQIKVLGCEGGYFIEPTIFESKVDDCEIVQEEIFGPVMTILTFKEESEVLQRANDTEFGLAAGVYTNDLRRAHRMVAGLQAGMCWINTYNINPVEIPFGGYKQSGIGRENGLAAIEHYSQLKTVYVAMKDLGNPF from the coding sequence ATGCAAACCATCCCATTATATATAGATAATAAGTCAGTCAACGGAACAGGTAAGAGCTTTGATAACTTCAATCCTGCCACCGGTCAAAAAACCCATCAAGTCACCAGTGCTTCTTTGGAAGATTTTGAAAAAGCAATCGAGTCCGCGAAAAGAGGTTTCAAAGTATGGTCTGCCATGTCTCCCACTGAGAGAGGGAGAATTTTACATAAAGCTTCTGCCTTGTTACGTGAGAAAAATGAGGAATTAGCTCTGTTGGAATCTCAGGATTCTGGTAAACCCCTTAAAGAAGCAGTGGCGGTAGATGTAATTTCCGGAGCAGATTGTTTGGAATATTATGCAGGGTTAGCGCCTACTTTACATGGAGAGCATTTTGAATTGGGAGGAGATTTTGCCTACACCAAAAGAGAACCGTTGGGGATTTGTGCCGGTATTGGAGCATGGAACTATCCTATCCAAATCGCTTGCTGGAAAGCAGCACCTGCTTTAGCTTGTGGGAACGTTATGATTTTTAAACCTGCTGAACTGACTCCGTTATCTGCTTATCTATTGGGAGATGTTTTCAAAGAAGCAGGAATGCCAGATGGAGTTTTCAACGTGATCCAAGGCGATGGAGAGGTAGGTCAAATGATGACTGCCCATCCAGCAATTGCCAAGGTTTCTATTACCGGAGAAGTAGGAACGGGTAAAAAGGTCATGGCAGCTTCTGCTGCTACCTTGAAGCATGTTACCTTGGAATTAGGAGGTAAATCACCCATAATTATTTTTGAAGATGCCGATATTGATGAAGCGGTAAACGGAGCCATGCTTGGCAATTTTTACACTCAAGGAGAAATATGCAGCAATGGAACTCGCGTTTTTGTGCATGAAACTATCCGCGAAAAATTTATAGCGACCCTTGTCGAAAAGGCGAAACAGCTCAAAGTGGGGAACCCATCAGACCCAGAAACCCAAATAGGTGCACTAATCAATAAAACCCATTTTGAAAAAGTCATGGGCTACATTGATTTGGGCAAAAAGCAAGGAGCGGAATTAATCTATGGTGGAAAGCAAATCAAGGTTCTAGGTTGTGAAGGAGGTTATTTCATAGAACCTACCATTTTTGAAAGCAAAGTGGATGATTGCGAGATCGTTCAAGAGGAAATTTTTGGTCCAGTCATGACTATCTTGACTTTCAAAGAGGAGTCAGAGGTTTTACAACGTGCCAATGATACCGAGTTTGGTTTAGCTGCAGGCGTCTATACCAATGATTTGCGAAGAGCCCACCGTATGGTAGCAGGACTTCAAGCAGGGATGTGTTGGATTAATACTTACAATATCAATCCTGTTGAAATCCCATTTGGGGGCTATAAACAATCTGGGATTGGAAGGGAAAATGGCTTGGCAGCCATCGAGCATTATTCCCAATTGAAAACCGTGTATGTGGCAATGAAAGACCTTGGTAATCCCTTTTAA
- a CDS encoding LuxR C-terminal-related transcriptional regulator yields MDKVLLKDLKKQDKYSKFFHSWKEQEFKDSPNEEKMLADLEVLSQNIGMREGLVIACFDYRNLSLGFFTGNIEELTGYPASMFKSKGMETSFTMIHPDDREELFRFQKIVLDAFHQLSIPERHRFEFSYTTRWVHRTTQEVFWMMGRVKPYLIDSAGNFAMDLHIIVKLHTPPKTKNYDWNYSYVKDDGTRIFVSKNSPSNREISLTKKEKEIVSLILDGLGSKEISEKLNISFNTVSTHRKNILRKLGAKNLGEMIKIIASYDFDMVL; encoded by the coding sequence ATGGATAAGGTGCTTTTGAAGGACCTGAAAAAGCAGGATAAATATTCAAAATTTTTTCACTCGTGGAAAGAGCAGGAGTTTAAAGATTCTCCTAATGAGGAAAAGATGCTTGCTGATCTTGAAGTTCTCAGTCAAAATATCGGGATGAGAGAAGGTTTAGTCATCGCATGTTTTGATTATCGAAATTTAAGTTTAGGATTCTTTACTGGAAATATAGAGGAGTTGACAGGTTATCCTGCTTCGATGTTTAAATCGAAAGGGATGGAAACCTCTTTTACTATGATTCATCCAGACGATAGGGAAGAACTTTTTCGTTTCCAGAAGATTGTGCTTGATGCTTTTCATCAGCTTTCCATTCCGGAGAGACATCGATTTGAGTTTTCTTATACTACCAGATGGGTCCATAGAACTACCCAGGAAGTTTTTTGGATGATGGGAAGGGTGAAACCTTATTTGATCGATTCGGCTGGTAATTTTGCGATGGATTTACATATCATTGTGAAACTGCATACCCCGCCTAAGACCAAAAATTACGACTGGAATTATTCCTATGTAAAAGATGATGGAACTAGGATTTTTGTGAGTAAAAATTCTCCTTCAAACCGGGAGATTTCCTTGACCAAAAAGGAGAAAGAAATTGTTAGCTTGATTTTGGATGGGCTAGGATCCAAAGAAATCAGTGAAAAATTGAATATCTCCTTTAATACGGTTTCCACCCACCGAAAGAATATATTAAGGAAGTTGGGAGCAAAAAACTTGGGGGAAATGATAAAAATTATTGCTTCCTATGACTTTGATATGGTGCTGTAA
- a CDS encoding pyrophosphohydrolase domain-containing protein, producing the protein MQDPKSLTSVALFHETFKHPVLAEPTIPSDTRCNLRVSLLAEELRELEEAIENKDLVEIADALCDLQYVLSGAILEFGLGEKFKTLFDEVQRSNMSKACKSEEEAKATVAHYEAKGTPCFYEKEGDLYLVFREGDHKTLKSVNYSPADLAGILNK; encoded by the coding sequence ATGCAAGATCCAAAGTCACTTACCTCAGTCGCTTTATTTCACGAGACATTCAAACATCCAGTTTTAGCTGAACCTACCATTCCTTCCGATACACGCTGTAATCTCCGTGTTTCCTTATTGGCAGAAGAGCTAAGAGAATTGGAAGAAGCGATTGAAAACAAAGACCTGGTTGAAATTGCCGATGCTCTTTGTGATTTACAATACGTATTATCCGGTGCCATCCTAGAGTTTGGGTTAGGTGAAAAATTCAAAACCCTATTTGATGAGGTTCAGCGCTCCAATATGAGTAAAGCTTGTAAATCAGAAGAAGAAGCGAAAGCTACCGTCGCACATTATGAAGCAAAGGGAACTCCTTGCTTTTATGAAAAAGAAGGGGATTTGTATCTAGTGTTCAGAGAAGGGGATCATAAAACCCTCAAATCCGTCAACTATTCTCCTGCAGACTTAGCCGGTATCCTCAATAAATAA
- the dapF gene encoding diaminopimelate epimerase produces the protein MEITFYKYQGTGNDFVMIDDRSESFDVSDLELVSKLCDRKFGIGADGLILIRNHPDYDFEMIYFNADGSQSMCGNGARCAVAFSAFLGIVTSKTHFLAIDGAHDAVIKDGLVQLLMGDVSGIESKEQDYFVNTGSPHHIRLVKAVSDYPVFAEGKEVRYSSTYAPGGTNVNFVEAISEDEIFVRTYERGVENETLSCGTGVTAAALVYGKDLPAAEIKINTLGGKLSVKFTSKPSGGFSDIWLIGPAEQVFSGTIKI, from the coding sequence ATGGAAATTACCTTTTATAAATATCAAGGAACAGGAAATGATTTTGTAATGATCGATGATCGTTCTGAGTCATTTGATGTTTCTGATTTGGAGCTGGTTTCAAAGTTATGCGACCGTAAGTTTGGAATAGGAGCCGATGGATTGATTTTGATTCGGAATCATCCAGATTATGATTTTGAAATGATTTATTTCAATGCCGATGGGTCGCAGAGTATGTGTGGGAATGGAGCACGTTGTGCTGTTGCTTTTTCTGCATTTTTGGGAATCGTAACCTCCAAGACTCATTTTCTTGCGATTGATGGTGCCCATGATGCGGTAATCAAAGACGGTTTAGTCCAATTATTAATGGGAGATGTGAGCGGCATTGAATCCAAAGAGCAGGATTATTTCGTCAATACCGGTTCCCCTCATCATATTCGTTTAGTAAAAGCGGTTTCTGATTATCCAGTTTTTGCTGAAGGTAAAGAAGTGAGATACAGTTCCACTTATGCTCCCGGAGGTACCAATGTCAACTTTGTGGAGGCAATTTCCGAAGATGAGATATTCGTAAGAACCTATGAACGGGGTGTAGAAAATGAAACCCTTTCTTGCGGGACTGGAGTGACTGCTGCTGCGTTGGTCTATGGAAAGGATCTTCCAGCCGCTGAAATAAAAATTAATACCCTTGGTGGGAAGTTATCCGTTAAATTTACCTCAAAGCCATCAGGAGGATTTTCCGATATTTGGTTAATCGGTCCTGCAGAGCAAGTGTTTAGCGGAACAATTAAAATTTAG